The following coding sequences are from one Geothrix sp. window:
- a CDS encoding type II secretion system F family protein, with protein MPAYAWKGKNRMGEVQEGVLVSDSRDAAATTLKRNGIEVMNIRVMAAEGGKSFGKVPPKALAIFTRQFSVMIDAGLPLVQCLEILGAQQDHKGFQRIIESVRDDVEKGSTLQAALSKHPKAFNDLFVNMVGAGESGGILDIILQRLSGYIEKAVKLTAKVKSAMTYPIAVISIAVIVVVVIMVKVIPVFSAMYSGMGSKLPYPTIVCIAISDAIINYWWLILIGIGMVVIGTRQFYKTPVGHLQLDTLLLHLPVLGDILRKVAVARFCRTLGTLISSGVPILEGMDITAKTAGNLVIQNAILKSKDAVEQGRNISTPLAETKVFPPMVVQMVGVGEATGALDAMLAKVADFYEDEVDNAVANLTSLMEPIMIALLGGIVGFIVVAMYMPIFGLAAAFDKS; from the coding sequence ATGCCCGCTTATGCTTGGAAAGGCAAGAACCGAATGGGAGAAGTCCAGGAAGGCGTCCTGGTCTCCGATTCCCGTGATGCCGCCGCCACCACCCTGAAGCGTAACGGCATCGAAGTCATGAACATACGGGTCATGGCCGCCGAAGGTGGCAAGTCCTTCGGCAAGGTTCCGCCCAAGGCCCTGGCCATCTTCACCCGGCAGTTCAGCGTGATGATCGATGCGGGTCTGCCCCTGGTGCAGTGCCTCGAGATCCTGGGCGCCCAGCAGGATCACAAGGGCTTCCAGCGCATCATCGAGTCTGTGCGGGACGATGTGGAGAAGGGCTCCACCCTTCAGGCGGCCCTGTCCAAGCACCCCAAGGCCTTCAATGACCTCTTCGTGAACATGGTGGGTGCGGGGGAGAGCGGCGGCATCCTGGACATCATCCTTCAGCGGTTGTCGGGTTACATCGAGAAAGCCGTGAAACTGACGGCCAAGGTCAAGAGCGCCATGACCTACCCAATCGCCGTTATCAGCATCGCCGTCATCGTGGTGGTCGTGATCATGGTGAAGGTCATCCCCGTGTTCTCAGCCATGTATTCAGGCATGGGCAGCAAGCTGCCCTATCCCACCATCGTCTGCATCGCCATCTCGGATGCCATCATCAACTACTGGTGGTTGATCCTGATCGGCATCGGCATGGTCGTGATCGGCACCCGTCAATTCTACAAAACGCCCGTGGGGCATCTCCAGCTCGACACGCTGCTGCTGCATCTCCCCGTGCTTGGGGACATCCTCCGCAAGGTGGCGGTGGCCCGTTTCTGCCGGACCCTGGGTACGCTCATCAGCTCCGGCGTTCCCATCCTGGAGGGCATGGACATCACGGCCAAGACCGCGGGCAACCTGGTCATCCAGAACGCCATCCTCAAGTCCAAGGACGCCGTGGAGCAGGGTCGCAACATCTCAACACCCCTGGCCGAAACCAAGGTCTTCCCCCCCATGGTGGTGCAGATGGTGGGTGTCGGCGAAGCCACGGGCGCCCTGGATGCGATGCTGGCCAAGGTGGCCGACTTCTACGAGGACGAGGTGGACAATGCCGTGGCCAACCTCACCAGCCTTATGGAGCCCATCATGATCGCCCTGTTGGGCGGCATCGTGGGCTTCATTGTGGTGGCCATGTACATGCCGATCTTCGGCCTCGCGGCCGCCTTTGATAAGAGCTAG
- a CDS encoding type IV pilus twitching motility protein PilT — translation MSEVGANYVAPLQQLLKTMVEYGGTDLHITTESAPQIRIDGRMVPLKLPPLDASQTRWLCYGVMTDQQKHRLEEDFEVDFSFGLQGVARFRANVFNQRGATAGVFRTIPEQIRSFEQLGLPPSIQALTSKPRGLVLVTGVTGSGKSTTLAAMVDKINTEEPLHILTIEDPVEYVHKHKRALVNQREIHADTHSFKKALRSALRQDPDVVLVGEMRDLETIESALTIAETGHLTFGTLHTSSTVQTINRIIDVFPSHQQPQIRAQLSLVLEGVICQSLIPKASGKGRSLALEIMIPNSAIRNLIREDKIHQIYGVMQSGQAKFGMQTFNQSLSDLVIRKEISQEQAFDYSSNTDELRELINRGVGVGAAGGRSAAAPAQPVSPALGGRNPNIKYT, via the coding sequence ATGAGTGAAGTCGGCGCCAACTACGTTGCCCCGCTGCAGCAATTGTTGAAGACGATGGTGGAATACGGCGGCACGGATCTCCACATCACGACGGAGTCGGCCCCCCAGATCCGCATCGATGGCCGCATGGTGCCCCTCAAGCTGCCCCCCCTGGATGCCTCCCAGACCCGCTGGCTCTGCTACGGCGTGATGACGGACCAGCAGAAGCACCGTCTCGAGGAGGATTTCGAGGTGGACTTCTCCTTCGGCCTGCAGGGCGTGGCTCGCTTCCGGGCCAACGTGTTCAACCAGAGGGGTGCCACCGCCGGCGTGTTCCGCACCATCCCCGAGCAGATCCGCAGCTTCGAACAGCTGGGCCTGCCACCCTCCATCCAGGCGCTCACCAGCAAGCCCCGGGGGCTGGTCCTGGTGACCGGAGTGACCGGTTCCGGCAAGTCCACGACCCTGGCCGCCATGGTGGACAAAATCAACACCGAGGAACCACTCCACATCCTCACCATCGAGGATCCGGTGGAATACGTGCACAAGCACAAGCGGGCCCTGGTCAATCAGCGGGAGATCCACGCCGACACCCACAGCTTCAAGAAGGCCCTCCGCTCGGCCCTGCGCCAGGACCCCGACGTGGTGCTGGTGGGCGAGATGCGCGATCTGGAGACCATCGAATCCGCACTGACCATCGCCGAGACGGGCCACCTGACCTTCGGCACCCTGCACACCAGCAGCACCGTGCAGACCATCAACCGCATCATCGACGTGTTCCCCAGCCACCAGCAGCCCCAGATCCGGGCCCAGCTCTCCCTGGTGCTGGAAGGCGTCATCTGCCAGAGCCTCATTCCCAAGGCCAGCGGCAAGGGCAGGTCCCTGGCCCTGGAGATCATGATTCCCAATTCCGCCATCCGGAACCTCATCCGCGAGGACAAGATCCACCAGATCTACGGCGTCATGCAGTCGGGCCAGGCCAAGTTCGGCATGCAGACCTTCAACCAGAGCCTGTCCGACCTGGTGATCCGCAAGGAGATCAGCCAGGAGCAGGCCTTCGACTACTCCTCCAACACCGATGAACTGCGCGAGCTCATCAACCGCGGCGTGGGCGTCGGCGCGGCCGGCGGGCGCAGTGCCGCCGCTCCCGCTCAGCCTGTCAGTCCGGCCCTGGGAGGGCGGAACCCCAACATCAAGTACACCTAG
- the pilB gene encoding type IV-A pilus assembly ATPase PilB, which produces MVSKLGEMLVKAQLITDAQLDEVMKIQRREGGKLGSIVVRSGFCSDQDIVSFLGMQYGVPAADLEQWPPIDAGVIALIPKDLAQRHKVLPLQRTGNVLTLAMSDPTDIFAMDDVRFHTGYNVDPVVSSEMGLARAVEKYYGGNSAVRLADGTKIRSSQSGSGPQASGPTDTDAAQPFSEEDEHFDLSELEQELDADAEFDATEDDDSSVNVGSLKRGSEDAPVVKLVNMVLIDAIKRGASDIHIEPYEKTYRIRFRIDGILMEVMRPNLKLKDPLTSRVKILAKLNIAERRLPQDGRIKLRVNMQGKQKVIDYRVSILPTLFGEKIVLRLLDSDKLMLDLTKLGFEPESLERWDRQISKPYGMVLVTGPTGSGKTNTLYSSIAKLNTVDTNIMTAEDPVEFNFPGINQVQMKEQIGLNFAAALRSFLRQDPNIILVGEIRDFETAEIAIKASLTGHLVLSTLHTNDAPSTINRLMNMGVEPFLVATSVNIICAQRLVRRLCANCKMVDTHHQPEEALYKVGFTPEEVQKGITFYKPVGCETCNKRGYKGRVGLYEVLEMSETLKDMILTGASAIEIREQGQKEGMITLRRSGCRKVLDGVTTIEEIIRETVL; this is translated from the coding sequence GTGGTCAGCAAGCTCGGGGAAATGCTCGTCAAGGCCCAGCTCATCACGGACGCCCAGCTGGATGAGGTCATGAAAATCCAGCGCCGGGAGGGCGGCAAGCTTGGGAGCATCGTCGTGCGCTCCGGCTTCTGCTCGGACCAGGACATTGTGAGTTTCCTGGGGATGCAGTACGGTGTCCCGGCCGCGGACCTGGAGCAGTGGCCCCCCATCGACGCGGGCGTCATCGCCCTGATCCCCAAGGACCTGGCCCAGCGCCACAAGGTCCTGCCCCTGCAGCGCACCGGGAACGTCCTGACCCTCGCCATGTCCGATCCCACGGACATCTTCGCCATGGACGACGTGCGGTTCCACACTGGCTACAACGTGGATCCCGTGGTCTCCAGCGAGATGGGCCTGGCACGCGCCGTGGAGAAGTACTACGGGGGCAACAGCGCCGTCCGCCTGGCCGACGGCACGAAGATCCGCAGCTCCCAGAGCGGGAGCGGCCCCCAGGCCAGTGGCCCCACCGACACCGACGCGGCTCAGCCTTTCAGCGAAGAAGATGAACACTTCGACCTGTCGGAGCTGGAGCAGGAGCTCGATGCCGATGCCGAGTTCGATGCGACCGAGGACGACGACAGCAGCGTCAACGTCGGCAGCCTGAAGCGGGGCAGCGAGGACGCGCCGGTCGTGAAGCTCGTGAACATGGTGCTCATCGACGCCATCAAGCGGGGCGCCTCCGACATCCACATCGAGCCCTACGAGAAGACCTACCGGATCCGGTTCCGCATCGATGGCATCCTCATGGAAGTCATGCGGCCCAACCTCAAGCTGAAGGACCCGCTGACCTCCCGCGTGAAGATCCTGGCCAAGCTCAACATCGCCGAGCGGCGGCTGCCCCAGGACGGTCGCATCAAGCTGCGCGTCAACATGCAGGGCAAGCAGAAGGTCATCGACTACCGCGTGAGCATCCTGCCGACCCTGTTCGGCGAGAAGATCGTGCTGCGGCTGCTGGACAGCGACAAGCTCATGCTGGACCTCACCAAGCTCGGCTTCGAGCCCGAGAGCCTCGAGCGTTGGGATCGCCAGATCTCCAAGCCCTACGGCATGGTGCTGGTGACCGGCCCCACCGGTTCCGGCAAGACCAACACCCTCTACTCGTCCATCGCCAAGCTGAACACCGTCGATACCAACATCATGACGGCCGAGGATCCCGTCGAGTTCAACTTCCCCGGCATCAACCAGGTGCAGATGAAGGAGCAGATCGGCCTGAACTTCGCGGCCGCCCTGCGGTCCTTCCTCCGGCAGGATCCCAACATCATCCTGGTGGGCGAGATCCGGGACTTCGAAACGGCCGAGATCGCCATCAAGGCAAGCCTCACGGGGCACCTGGTGCTGTCGACGCTGCACACCAACGATGCCCCGAGCACCATCAACCGCCTCATGAACATGGGCGTGGAGCCCTTCCTGGTGGCCACCTCCGTGAACATCATCTGCGCCCAGCGTCTGGTGCGCCGGCTCTGCGCCAACTGCAAGATGGTGGACACCCACCACCAGCCCGAGGAGGCCCTCTACAAGGTGGGCTTCACCCCTGAGGAAGTGCAGAAGGGCATCACCTTCTACAAGCCCGTGGGCTGCGAGACCTGCAACAAGCGTGGCTACAAGGGACGGGTGGGGCTCTACGAGGTGCTGGAGATGTCGGAGACCCTCAAGGACATGATCCTCACGGGCGCCTCGGCCATCGAGATCCGGGAACAGGGCCAGAAGGAGGGCATGATCACCCTCCGCCGTTCCGGCTGCCGCAAGGTCCTCGACGGCGTCACCACCATTGAAGAGATCATTCGAGAGACCGTGCTTTAG
- a CDS encoding GGDEF domain-containing protein has protein sequence MPLVHWLEVHPSPAGDALRAALAGWGDEVQEGTGPGSLVLVAEHPDTRLIPTEGTEILWWVEKAEPEEVSAVLNLRPGWVLLQNRPLEAAREALHHLRQRDLGSEGWLRQMMHLASLDELLRLALARAIRLSGAEGGAIWLRRDDTFYQRVGDSTFTEAPLPRPEAAELVRRGEAFLMAPSEQLGILRLASPKERPERFLRGFDDMEPLLLSAWQLEESRALSFKDDLTVAQNRRCLEAELPQAVRSAAAKAEPLALLFIDVDDLKRVNTSHGHPVGSLLLESVAITAQRLCRAHDRLYRYGGDEFCILMPGTTSQGARKLGERLLQVLQEHPLDLGHGHLVVSLSAGVAAYPEHADGAGHLIEQADHALLRAKQEGKARVMVARQ, from the coding sequence ATGCCCCTAGTCCACTGGTTGGAAGTGCATCCCTCCCCGGCGGGGGACGCCCTTCGCGCGGCCCTTGCAGGCTGGGGGGACGAGGTGCAGGAGGGCACGGGGCCGGGCTCCCTGGTGCTGGTGGCCGAACACCCGGATACCCGCCTGATTCCCACCGAGGGCACTGAGATCCTCTGGTGGGTGGAAAAGGCGGAACCCGAGGAGGTGAGCGCCGTGCTGAACCTCCGTCCAGGCTGGGTGCTGCTCCAGAACCGCCCTCTCGAGGCGGCCCGGGAGGCCCTGCACCACCTGCGGCAGCGGGACCTGGGCAGCGAGGGGTGGCTGCGCCAGATGATGCACCTGGCCTCTCTGGACGAGCTGCTTCGCCTGGCCCTGGCCCGGGCCATCCGCCTCTCCGGAGCTGAAGGGGGGGCCATCTGGCTCCGGCGGGACGACACCTTCTACCAGCGCGTGGGGGACAGCACCTTCACGGAGGCCCCCCTGCCCCGCCCTGAGGCGGCCGAGCTCGTCCGCCGGGGCGAGGCCTTCCTCATGGCCCCGTCTGAGCAGCTGGGCATCCTGCGTCTGGCGAGCCCGAAAGAAAGGCCGGAGAGGTTCCTGCGCGGCTTCGACGACATGGAGCCGCTGCTGCTCAGCGCCTGGCAGCTCGAGGAAAGCCGGGCCCTGTCCTTCAAGGACGACCTCACGGTGGCCCAGAACCGGCGCTGCCTGGAGGCCGAGCTGCCCCAGGCGGTGCGCTCCGCCGCGGCCAAGGCGGAGCCCCTGGCCCTGCTCTTCATCGACGTGGACGACCTCAAGCGCGTGAACACCAGCCATGGCCATCCCGTGGGCAGCCTCTTGCTGGAATCCGTGGCCATCACGGCCCAGCGGCTCTGCCGCGCCCACGACCGCCTGTACCGGTACGGCGGGGACGAGTTCTGCATCCTCATGCCGGGCACGACCTCCCAGGGTGCCCGAAAGCTGGGCGAGCGCCTGCTCCAGGTCCTGCAGGAGCATCCCCTGGACCTGGGCCATGGCCACCTCGTCGTTTCCCTCAGCGCTGGCGTGGCTGCCTATCCCGAGCACGCCGATGGCGCCGGCCACCTGATCGAGCAGGCGGATCACGCCCTGCTGAGGGCCAAGCAGGAAGGCAAGGCGCGGGTGATGGTGGCGCGGCAGTAG
- the dnaJ gene encoding molecular chaperone DnaJ, with amino-acid sequence MKRDYYEVLGVSKEAGADELKKAYRKLAMELHPDRNPGNKEAEEKFKEAAEAYSVLSDAEKRKVYDQFGHAGLGGAGGGGQQFQFDPSQFADFEDILGSFFGGGLFGDLFGGGGRRRSTGEERGSDLQYNLKLSFQDAIFGKEAVELSIPRLEACDTCHGSGCETGTRAETCPQCRGAGQVAVRQGFFQMLAPCPRCEGRGRIIPKPCRACHGEGRIHRKSKVSFKVPAGVDRGTRLRLQNQGESGRFGGRTGDLYVVFDVEPDARYERDGSDLHRRLEVHWPLLVTGGSLDVETPYGSDKVKLAAGTPADHVVKLVNAGVPRLQGSGRGDLYLHLRVAVPKSLTAEQRQLVEQLRRSLDGETEAGKEEGFLAKVFGSEKGGKKKRK; translated from the coding sequence ATGAAGCGCGACTACTACGAAGTACTGGGTGTTTCCAAAGAGGCTGGCGCGGATGAGCTGAAGAAGGCCTACCGCAAGCTGGCCATGGAACTGCATCCCGACCGCAATCCCGGCAACAAGGAGGCGGAGGAGAAGTTCAAGGAGGCCGCCGAGGCCTACAGCGTGCTGTCCGACGCCGAGAAGCGGAAGGTCTACGACCAGTTCGGCCACGCGGGGCTGGGCGGCGCGGGCGGGGGCGGCCAGCAGTTCCAGTTCGACCCGAGCCAGTTCGCGGATTTCGAAGACATCCTGGGCAGTTTCTTCGGCGGGGGGCTCTTCGGCGACCTCTTCGGCGGAGGCGGCCGGCGCCGCTCCACAGGCGAGGAACGGGGCTCCGACCTGCAGTACAACCTCAAGCTCAGCTTCCAGGACGCCATCTTCGGGAAGGAGGCGGTGGAGCTTTCCATCCCCCGCCTCGAGGCCTGCGATACCTGCCACGGTTCGGGCTGCGAGACCGGCACGCGGGCCGAGACCTGCCCCCAGTGCCGGGGCGCTGGGCAGGTGGCGGTGCGCCAGGGCTTTTTCCAGATGCTGGCTCCCTGTCCCCGGTGCGAAGGGCGCGGGCGGATCATCCCCAAGCCCTGCCGTGCCTGCCACGGCGAGGGCCGCATCCACCGGAAATCGAAGGTCAGCTTCAAGGTTCCGGCCGGCGTGGACCGGGGCACGCGGCTCCGGCTCCAGAACCAGGGCGAGTCGGGGCGCTTCGGGGGCCGCACCGGGGATCTCTACGTGGTGTTCGATGTGGAGCCGGATGCGCGCTACGAGCGGGACGGCAGCGACCTGCACCGGCGGCTGGAGGTCCACTGGCCCCTGCTGGTCACCGGGGGCAGCCTGGACGTGGAGACGCCCTACGGCTCTGACAAGGTCAAGCTGGCGGCGGGCACCCCTGCCGACCATGTGGTGAAGCTGGTGAACGCGGGGGTTCCGCGCCTGCAGGGCAGTGGCCGGGGGGACCTCTACCTCCACCTCCGGGTGGCCGTGCCGAAGTCCCTGACGGCCGAGCAGCGGCAGCTGGTCGAACAACTCCGCCGCAGCCTCGATGGCGAGACCGAAGCCGGCAAGGAGGAAGGATTCCTCGCCAAGGTGTTCGGCTCGGAGAAGGGCGGGAAGAAGAAGCGGAAGTAG